A region of the Plectropomus leopardus isolate mb unplaced genomic scaffold, YSFRI_Pleo_2.0 unplaced_scaffold27988, whole genome shotgun sequence genome:
TACAGACGGACGATTACAGAGACGGAGGAGAGAGTGTGAGATATTATTTGAatacagtgtgagtgtgtgtgcgagtACTGAACCTGCCTAATGTGGCACAGTCAGTCAGTCCTCCACAGTTCcctaaaataccagaaatatcctaaaatcctggaaacatcctaaatccctAGGattgtccttaaatctgaaTGATGTCCTTGAAACGTCCGTAAGTCCTTGAAAcgtgtatggggctgctgtgactggccccggGCTCCTGGTgccttgtcattttgcagaagtggccctcAGGCAGAGCAGGTCGAGTATTTCTGCCTTAAATCCGACACAGTGGAGTTTTGAGAGACTCACGTCCCGATGTTTTGGTCCTTCAGGTGTCGTCCTAACCGTCTGTCCAATGCTTTTGGTCCACAGACTGACGTCATCGTCAACACCATCTCAGAGGACATGAACCTGAGACAGGGGGCCGTGTCCAGTGCCATCCTGCAGGCGGCGGGGCCACGCCTGCAGTCCGCCGTCCGCTCTGAAGCCAAGTCCACCGCGCTGCGGCACGGAGACGTCATCATCACCGACGGCTTCGACCTCAAGTGTCAGAAAGTCTTTCACGCTGTCTGTCCATATTGGAACAGCAGAGCCGGTCAGGTCGAGGAGGTGAGGGGTTatgtctgatttttttaggggcttttatattttatttttggcagctgGGACGTACTGAGGTCATGTGACTGAGGTCTGAGACAAGACGGCATCAGTTATgtccttaaaatctgagaaaagatttaaaatctaagaaatgtcctaaaatttgagaaatgtcccaaaatcccagaaatgtcccgAAGTCTTAGGAACGGAATGAAATTCTAGTCGCTGATACGACGAACAATAACAGAAACCATCTCACGTCTCCGCGCCGCCCCAGAGCGCGTGAGAGGACGTTCAGCGGCATCTGAACCGACAACCCTCCAGGCAAAAGTCTAATCCGCTCCGTCTCAGCCTGTCTGCTCGTCTcatctgtcctctgtgtcctctgtcaggAGCTGATGTCCATCATCACTTACTGTCTGGAGGAGGCTGAAAAGAGTCGCATGGCGTCGCTGTCCTTCCCCGCCATCGGCACGGGGAACCTGGGCTTCCCCAGGGACGTGGTGTCCAGAGTCCTGCTGCAGGAGATCCACGCGTTCAGCCGCAGACGAGCTCCTCGCCATCTGAGCGAGGTCGCCATCGTCGTTCACCCGAGCGACAGCCAAACTGTGGATGTGAGTTCTGATTTTGTTTCGTGTTTGAGACGCCGTTCACACGGCAACCGTTCTTGCAagaacttttgttgcagtttgggtTTCCGTTTACGTCACAGCGGCACTTTGGGGGCCTGAAATGCAAactttcaaatgtattcatttgtttatttccatatttaacGGCGTGTGTCCGGtttgtctgtcagtgtttcAGCAGAGCGTTCAAAGGTCAGACTGCTCCCCGAATCCAACACCAAGCTCAAGAATCGAAAGAGTCACCAGTCAGGCCGCCACTCAGCCAATCTCAGCAGCCTGCAGGTACGAAGCCCCAAAAAGCTCCAGTTACACCTGTACGCATTCACCGAGATTCACTTTAAATCAGGAGAATCAGGAGTAAGAATGTGAAGGGTTAACTAAGAGATTATTGAAGGCGTCAAGTCGTGAACGTGATCGATTTGATGGTTTCAGACAGAAGTGTGAGTTTATTCGATGCTTTTAGTCTCCGATCAATCACAAAtattgaacaaataaataaatgacaggtgtgtgtgtgtgtgtgtgtgtgtgtgtgtgtgtgtgtgtgtcagcctcCTTCGGTCAGGTGTCGTCCCCGTCCCTCGGTGTGTATCGGGTGCAGTTGGGTCAGCTCGCCCTTGAGGTGTCGTCTGGTGACATCACCAAGGAGGCCTGTGATGTCATCATCAACTCCTCCAATCAGGACTTCACCCTTAAATCAGGTGACTCTTTTTCTCCTCGTCTTCATCCGTCcgtttttaaaactctttttgtgtgaagctgattatttttttgtaacgacaccattttttttttcaaaacgtCAGTGTATTTCTCAGTCTTTGGTGCAGCCGAAAACACGTTTCAGATCATGCAcgatgtgttttttatttggggtgAAATTGCGTGAGCGGCCAAAAATTGcgtggtttattttgtttttgtacagttcattaaaaactgaagaaaaaacaaatacgCTGCTCAGTCGCTGACCTTTTCTCACAACGCTGCCCTCGGTGGAAAACAGCTGATCGCAGCTTCCACAAAGACGTTTATTTGCGTTATTCGCTGCGATTGCGTCATCACGGCTGTAATTATCACACAGCGATATGACGGCAACGACAaaaaccaaatcaaaaataaacgCAGAACATTTAAAGTCTCTGCAGAATAATTTAGAAAGGAACTGAGTGAAAGCAATGACGGCTGGATCAGAGCCTCCAGGATACAGGCCCGACGTGTCGGGGGGACAAAAAAtgatgacagaaacaaaatgagtgaggaagacaaaaaattacctttaaGACActcagacaacaacaaaaatacacaaaatgaccacaaagagacacaaaaaaaccacaaagtgaaacaaagagaccagcaaagacacaaaataacctttaaagagacacaaaacaactaaaaaagacagaatttcCCCAAAGAGAGCCAATACAACCacgaagagacaaaaaagactgcaaagcaaaacaaagaagacGCAAATTGACCtcagtaagacacaaaattacctcgaACAGCGAGCCTCAAGCGACAACAAGAAGACACAAAGCAAcccaaggagacacaaaaaactccaaaaagaaacagaccaaaagaggacacaaaatgacttttaagaGACCGtaacagaagacaaaaaatgaccagaaagagacacaaaatggccacaaagcaaaacaaagtgaccaaaaaaaagacacaaaaataccttTAAGAGCCCAAACAGTCACAAGgagacaaaatgactaaaaactgaagcagagaccaaaaaaagagaatttcctcaaagagatccaaatgacaacaaaaagacacaaaacagccagaaagagacaaaaaatgacaacaaagaaaaacaaggcaaccagaaaacacacaaaatgacctttgaGAGACCCAAACAACAACTAAAAGACGAAAACcgtttttcgttttttttttcgccGGTTTTCGGCGAGTACGGACAGTGTGCTTGATTCGGGTTTACGTGCTTTCTGACTCAAAGCAGCATCTTTTACTAAACTTcctctttttatgatttttaggAGTTTCGAAGGCGATCTTAGACGCCGCCGGATTAACAGTTGAGCTCGAGTGCTCGCAGATCGGTGAGTATCTCCGAACATTATTCTGTCTTCGAAGAATTTTCGAAGAATTCGTCCACTTCTCTCAGTGTTTCTGAGCGCCGTCTGCTTCCTCTCTGCAGTGCGTTCTCCGGATTACCAGCCCGGCCCGTTCATCCTGACGTCAGCCGGCCTGCTGCCCAGCAGACACATCGTCCACGTGGTCGGCCGGAACGATCCCGCCAAGATTAAAGACATCGTTTACTCGGTGCTGAAGTTCTGCGAAGAGAACAAGCTCAACTCCGTCTCCTTCCCGGCGCTGGGAACAGGTCTGTGCAGAACCCCAAAATATATTACACGTTACTTTTATCACGGGAAGCCCTAAGACAACACCCACAgtctgattaaccctttgagacctgagcacaTTGAGACCAGGTTGATTTCCTCTTTGAAAACTGCAGGAAGAGGCCGAGTGACTCAACGAGAAATGACGCAAAAAttcgcaagaaattagtaaaaaatgattttaaaaagtaacccgaaacaagaaaaaaaagggaaaacgaccagaaaatgagaaaatgacctcaagacaGCGCGACATTTTTaagtctttattttctttgacataattttaaatctaaaattaagagaattctaaatatagttttatgaGTATTTTCAGatcatccctttttttttagtttacaaGACGTgtctcattttgcttttttcctgtgactttgaaagaaaataaaaccttttttctcaggtttcaaaggtgtaAACGCTGCTGAAAAGCCACGAGAACGTCATACTAAAGTGTGTCATcgaaaataacccaaaaatgtcATCGTATGGCATTGCATATTATCTGGATTCAGCCTTTtgttgacatgtcatattttgaaacttttcgCAATGCTTAAATGTagcattttcagccatttttcattGTATCacatttgggtgtttttgtccgtttttgcaacattctttaccATGGCGTGTTTCAACACGCtctttaatgcagttttaagctgtttttagctaattttggaacatgtcattctttgacgttttcgccatactatagccttgctttttgggtcattttttggacatgccacatttgggtgttttttccattgttgcagcattctatgccatggcgtgttttaACATGCtctttaatgcagttttcagcagtttttagcgatttttgggacatgtcattttttgacgttttcgccacactatagccttgctgtttgggtcatttgttggaca
Encoded here:
- the LOC121937951 gene encoding protein mono-ADP-ribosyltransferase PARP14-like produces the protein YQGGQNRSRRSGKRGGGRGAGWSGAGFRGSLQGNRGSQSQRGHAGGSERTEQTTAEGLKIVLRSGNVQDQTTDVIVNTISEDMNLRQGAVSSAILQAAGPRLQSAVRSEAKSTALRHGDVIITDGFDLKCQKVFHAVCPYWNSRAGQVEEELMSIITYCLEEAEKSRMASLSFPAIGTGNLGFPRDVVSRVLLQEIHAFSRRRAPRHLSEVAIVVHPSDSQTVDCFSRAFKGQTAPRIQHQAQESKESPVRPPLSQSQQPAASFGQVSSPSLGVYRVQLGQLALEVSSGDITKEACDVIINSSNQDFTLKSGVSKAILDAAGLTVELECSQIVRSPDYQPGPFILTSAGLLPSRHIVHVVGRNDPAKIKDIVYSVLKFCEENKLNSVSFPALGTGLCRTPKYITRYFYHGKP